From the Nitrospirota bacterium genome, one window contains:
- a CDS encoding cytochrome c3 family protein, producing the protein MNTAIRCSECHQTLFLNEISPEFNDATDSICLRCHQGERTLFSHPVGVKVMPALSEDMPLSSDGRLMCITCHTFHSTIYMPILKKKVYLRRIVMEKNFCLRCHRQDLPDKTLVSY; encoded by the coding sequence TTGAATACAGCAATACGGTGTTCGGAATGTCACCAGACTCTTTTCCTCAACGAGATATCTCCGGAATTTAATGATGCCACTGACAGCATATGTTTGAGGTGCCATCAGGGAGAGAGAACGCTCTTTTCCCATCCGGTGGGAGTTAAAGTAATGCCTGCTTTGTCCGAAGACATGCCCTTAAGCAGTGATGGCAGGCTGATGTGCATTACGTGTCACACCTTTCACTCCACTATTTATATGCCCATCCTCAAGAAGAAGGTTTATTTAAGAAGGATTGTTATGGAGAAAAACTTCTGCCTCAGGTGTCACAGACAGGACCTTCCGGATAAAACTCTCGTCTCATATTGA
- a CDS encoding DUF1015 domain-containing protein, whose translation MNQEFFPDTEEQGIDAMTEILPFRGVLYDTSRVKGEDVVSPPYDVITPELKDALYSKSPYNIVKIDFGKDLEGDNDSENRYTRAGKYLNDWLSEGILKETETPSFYLYEAEYTVGNEKKVMRGLFGRVRITELCDGIYPHEATHSKPKADRLTLMHHCNANLSPIFSIYNSQRRGYLDIFDKCLSTSPYIAATDLTGAEHRMWIIDDPDDVRIICKELKGNAIYIADGHHRYETALTYQKEMKAKNPAHTGTEPYNYVMMYLVNMADGGLTVLPTHRLVGNLADTGTAGFLSPLEKFFEIRSIDADRDISAEIAGLEHAIGLAVHGVDKHFILLYRGEDLTDVPEPLRGLDVTLLHELIFKKLYNVEGVDYEMEPGVCLSKVRDGSYQAAFFLNPTRVEDVERVALACLRMPPKSTYFFPKILTGFVINRLQ comes from the coding sequence ATGAATCAGGAATTTTTTCCTGATACCGAAGAACAAGGAATTGATGCCATGACAGAAATTTTACCATTCAGAGGAGTCCTCTACGATACCAGCAGGGTCAAGGGTGAAGATGTTGTCTCACCCCCTTATGACGTCATCACCCCTGAATTAAAGGATGCACTTTATTCCAAAAGTCCCTATAACATTGTAAAAATCGACTTCGGAAAAGACCTTGAGGGAGATAATGATTCAGAAAATCGTTATACCCGGGCCGGCAAATACCTCAACGACTGGTTATCCGAGGGGATTTTGAAGGAGACCGAAACCCCCTCCTTCTATCTTTACGAGGCAGAGTACACTGTGGGGAATGAAAAAAAGGTAATGAGAGGGCTCTTTGGCAGGGTCAGGATAACAGAGCTTTGTGACGGTATATACCCCCATGAGGCCACCCACTCAAAGCCAAAGGCAGACAGGCTAACCCTCATGCACCACTGTAATGCCAACCTGAGCCCTATCTTCTCCATCTATAACAGCCAAAGGAGGGGATACCTCGATATCTTTGACAAGTGCCTTTCAACATCCCCCTACATAGCAGCCACGGACCTCACGGGTGCAGAGCACAGGATGTGGATAATTGACGACCCTGATGACGTAAGGATAATCTGTAAGGAGCTGAAAGGAAACGCCATATATATAGCTGACGGACATCACAGATATGAGACGGCCCTTACGTATCAGAAGGAGATGAAGGCAAAAAATCCTGCACATACAGGCACAGAGCCCTATAATTATGTCATGATGTACCTTGTAAACATGGCTGATGGGGGGCTTACAGTACTGCCGACCCACAGGCTTGTCGGGAATTTGGCTGATACCGGGACAGCCGGATTTCTGAGCCCCCTAGAGAAATTCTTTGAAATCAGGTCAATAGATGCTGACAGGGACATCAGCGCAGAAATAGCAGGGCTTGAGCATGCCATAGGGCTTGCAGTTCACGGTGTGGACAAACACTTTATCCTCCTTTACAGGGGTGAAGACCTTACGGACGTACCGGAACCTCTGAGAGGGCTTGACGTAACGCTTCTGCATGAATTAATCTTTAAAAAGTTGTATAATGTTGAGGGGGTTGACTATGAAATGGAGCCCGGAGTCTGTCTTTCGAAGGTAAGGGACGGCAGCTATCAGGCGGCTTTCTTTCTTAATCCCACAAGGGTGGAGGATGTGGAGAGAGTGGCGCTTGCCTGTCTGAGAATGCCTCCAAAGTCAACATACTTTTTTCCAAAAATACTAACTGGTTTTGTTATAAACAGGCTTCAGTAG
- the glnE gene encoding bifunctional [glutamate--ammonia ligase]-adenylyl-L-tyrosine phosphorylase/[glutamate--ammonia-ligase] adenylyltransferase produces the protein MPIDEGLHKRIEALALDTPDPARAERNALSLLERAPAGPFLPYLADICRLFAVSQFLAIYSIANPEELLSALKETKRPISRDLLLERIGEEIAPDEQRDIEAMMKALRGFKKRYLLRITLRDLAGETGILSSMDELTSLAEALISLSLQWSLRINHQRFGEPANAVITVIGLGKLGGAELNYSSDVDLIAVYSQGDDQTSGILNPSGVRVNRISNHEFYCRVVELLNRMLSLPTDDGIAYRVDLRLRPQGQKGELTLPLDSYRTYYESWGRTWERMVLIRARPIAGDLGLGRKFMEAITPFVWRKSLDFSEIEEIRGLKKRIDSTFSRDDIKRGYGGIREIEFFVQTFQLIYGGDNRGLRTHRLFNAIQVLRWLKLVPQEDLTILWDNYLYLRRLEHYLQMKEDLQTHTLPASGQETEVLARKMGFPSAAEFLADLRLRRMQVKNMYNSLLGTEEDLHAEALALLEGDLADDELMGYLSFRGVKAPQAGIIHLRKVREQMRTFKTQKERAVLRRVVPQFLEKAFNAESPDRVLKGLESFIAVLGEKEAYLTGVAEHKGLIDAMVKLFSLSSYLTRVFLSSNRYLDTLVEGLIIRKSKKQVEEELRRNVRFGEGVMEAIGEYRRAEDIRLGLFFLMDVLTIHDLLRYLSHLADAVIGIILERINNDQGFSIIGLGKLGGRELTFGSDLDIIFLSDIPGGVRTAESVIKTLTTYTDKGMLYNVDVRLRPDGSKGALIKDLGGYRNYYLRSAHPWELQALLRARPVAGDLRAGRAFMEMGREVLMQRGKEVKREDIHAMRERIVRELSQEAAGMDIKLGPGGIEEIEFHVQFLQLQHVSESPEILVQNTPVAINRLAKKGILNAKERETLFNAYEYYRRLETFLRLNEENVIVRDTGIAALAGIFMGHRSREDFLTRLGELRSSVLKITTQ, from the coding sequence ATGCCGATTGATGAAGGATTGCATAAAAGGATAGAGGCACTCGCCCTTGATACGCCTGACCCGGCAAGGGCGGAGAGGAATGCCCTCAGTCTCCTTGAACGTGCCCCGGCAGGGCCCTTTCTTCCATATCTTGCGGATATTTGCAGGCTCTTTGCTGTAAGCCAGTTTCTTGCAATTTATAGCATTGCCAACCCGGAGGAGCTACTTTCCGCTCTTAAGGAGACAAAGCGGCCCATTTCAAGGGACCTGCTTCTTGAAAGGATAGGTGAGGAGATTGCACCTGATGAGCAGCGGGATATTGAGGCCATGATGAAGGCCTTGCGAGGTTTTAAGAAGCGTTACCTGCTCAGGATTACCCTCAGGGATCTCGCAGGTGAAACCGGCATCCTCTCCTCAATGGATGAGCTCACATCACTTGCAGAGGCACTTATCTCCCTATCCCTTCAGTGGTCCCTCAGGATTAACCACCAAAGATTTGGCGAGCCTGCAAACGCAGTAATCACGGTTATCGGGCTTGGGAAATTAGGGGGCGCTGAGCTCAACTACAGCTCTGACGTTGACTTGATTGCTGTCTACAGCCAAGGAGATGATCAGACCTCAGGTATCCTGAACCCTTCGGGGGTAAGGGTAAACAGGATAAGCAACCATGAATTCTATTGCAGGGTTGTAGAACTCCTCAACAGGATGCTCTCACTCCCTACAGACGATGGGATTGCTTACAGGGTTGACCTGAGGCTCAGGCCACAGGGACAGAAGGGGGAGCTGACACTGCCGCTTGACTCCTACAGGACATATTATGAATCGTGGGGCCGTACATGGGAGCGCATGGTACTTATCAGGGCCAGGCCAATAGCCGGAGACCTGGGGCTTGGGCGGAAATTCATGGAGGCAATCACTCCCTTTGTCTGGAGAAAAAGCCTCGATTTTTCCGAGATAGAGGAGATACGCGGGCTCAAGAAGAGGATAGATTCAACATTTTCAAGGGATGACATAAAGCGCGGCTATGGCGGTATCCGGGAGATAGAGTTCTTTGTGCAGACCTTTCAGCTTATCTATGGAGGTGACAACAGGGGGCTCAGGACCCACCGGCTATTTAACGCCATACAGGTGCTGAGATGGTTGAAGTTGGTGCCGCAGGAGGACCTTACAATACTCTGGGACAATTACCTGTACCTGAGGAGGCTTGAGCATTATCTCCAGATGAAAGAAGACCTCCAGACCCATACCCTCCCGGCATCCGGGCAGGAGACGGAGGTGCTTGCGAGGAAGATGGGGTTTCCCTCAGCCGCTGAATTTCTTGCAGACCTGCGTTTGAGGCGTATGCAGGTAAAGAATATGTATAACTCCCTGCTCGGCACGGAAGAAGACCTTCATGCCGAGGCCCTTGCATTGCTCGAGGGTGACCTTGCCGATGATGAGCTTATGGGGTATCTGTCATTCAGGGGAGTAAAGGCTCCGCAGGCAGGCATTATACACCTGCGGAAGGTGAGGGAGCAGATGAGGACGTTTAAAACACAGAAGGAAAGGGCCGTCCTGAGAAGGGTTGTCCCGCAATTTCTGGAGAAGGCTTTTAATGCAGAGAGTCCTGACAGGGTTTTAAAGGGACTTGAGAGTTTCATTGCAGTGCTTGGAGAAAAAGAGGCGTACCTTACAGGGGTGGCAGAACATAAGGGGCTGATTGATGCAATGGTCAAGCTATTCTCCCTCAGTTCATACCTTACAAGGGTCTTTTTGAGCAGTAACCGGTACCTTGATACGCTGGTTGAGGGATTAATTATAAGGAAGTCAAAGAAGCAGGTGGAGGAAGAGCTAAGGAGGAATGTCCGGTTTGGAGAAGGGGTTATGGAGGCTATCGGGGAGTACAGGAGGGCTGAAGATATCCGTCTGGGTCTTTTTTTCCTCATGGATGTCCTGACAATACATGACCTGCTGAGGTACCTCTCACACCTTGCAGACGCTGTCATAGGGATAATCCTTGAGAGAATAAATAATGATCAAGGTTTTTCAATAATTGGCCTGGGAAAACTCGGCGGAAGGGAGTTAACCTTTGGCTCTGACCTCGATATAATCTTCCTCTCGGATATTCCGGGTGGAGTAAGGACTGCAGAGAGTGTAATAAAGACCCTCACCACATACACTGACAAGGGGATGCTTTACAATGTGGACGTGAGGTTGCGGCCGGATGGTTCAAAGGGGGCCCTTATCAAGGATCTCGGGGGGTACAGGAACTACTATCTCAGGAGCGCCCACCCCTGGGAGCTGCAGGCACTCCTGAGGGCAAGACCTGTTGCAGGGGATCTGAGGGCAGGAAGGGCATTTATGGAGATGGGAAGGGAAGTGTTGATGCAGCGGGGAAAAGAGGTAAAGAGGGAGGATATCCATGCAATGAGAGAGCGGATAGTACGCGAGTTGTCACAGGAGGCAGCGGGCATGGATATCAAGCTCGGGCCGGGGGGGATTGAGGAGATAGAGTTTCATGTCCAGTTTCTACAGCTTCAGCATGTGAGCGAAAGCCCGGAGATACTGGTTCAAAACACCCCTGTGGCGATTAACAGGCTGGCCAAAAAGGGGATACTGAATGCCAAAGAGAGAGAGACCCTCTTTAATGCATATGAGTATTACAGGAGGCTTGAGACCTTCCTGAGATTAAACGAGGAGAATGTGATTGTAAGGGATACGGGGATTGCAGCGCTGGCAGGGATATTTATGGGGCACAGGAGCAGGGAAGATTTTTTGACCCGTTTGGGAGAGCTCAGAAGCTCAGTCCTGAAAATCACGACTCAGTGA
- a CDS encoding response regulator, whose amino-acid sequence MMEKSNPLKIFSPQKELAGAVTLDLNGLVRKAVSLLEYQMRARNIPVSVCLHKDPLFVKGDFHLLSQALLHMLLGIIKSFETYEGEKQLMVSTVKHEGKAVLNLSDSILDSPDELFDIFKSHDIPGKMRGLGTPLAHRIIKIHGGAMALKLSGKGRSFRIELPLFKTRPVTKVNGSLKILVVDDDAIVVDVFREFLELLGHEATVMCSPLKALDLLVKERFDFVLVDFRMPEMNGITFMQKAEEFIDKDRLWLLTGDILSFEVELLKKRGNIRILEKPVSIERFKTLFDNSPGDAQ is encoded by the coding sequence ATGATGGAAAAGAGCAATCCCTTAAAGATATTTAGCCCTCAAAAGGAACTCGCCGGAGCTGTTACCCTGGACCTTAATGGTCTGGTCAGGAAGGCTGTTTCTTTGTTGGAGTATCAGATGAGGGCCAGGAATATTCCCGTCTCTGTATGCCTGCACAAGGATCCACTTTTCGTTAAAGGTGACTTCCATCTCTTATCGCAGGCCCTGCTCCATATGCTGCTGGGTATCATAAAGTCCTTTGAAACCTATGAGGGAGAAAAACAGCTTATGGTCTCAACTGTCAAACATGAGGGAAAAGCCGTATTAAACCTCAGTGACTCCATTCTTGACTCCCCGGACGAATTGTTCGATATTTTTAAATCACACGATATTCCCGGAAAGATGAGAGGCCTCGGCACTCCGCTTGCCCACAGGATTATAAAAATTCACGGGGGAGCGATGGCCTTAAAGCTCTCAGGGAAAGGCCGAAGTTTTCGCATCGAACTCCCGTTATTCAAGACCCGCCCTGTCACAAAGGTGAACGGCTCGTTGAAGATCCTCGTTGTTGACGACGATGCAATTGTTGTTGATGTATTCAGGGAGTTTCTGGAACTCCTGGGACATGAAGCTACGGTTATGTGCTCACCTCTGAAGGCACTTGATCTGCTGGTTAAAGAAAGGTTTGATTTTGTTCTTGTTGATTTCAGGATGCCGGAGATGAACGGGATAACCTTTATGCAAAAGGCAGAGGAATTTATTGATAAGGACAGACTTTGGCTGCTGACCGGTGATATTCTTTCATTTGAAGTGGAGTTGCTGAAGAAGAGAGGCAATATAAGGATACTAGAAAAACCGGTAAGCATTGAAAGGTTTAAAACCCTGTTTGACAATTCGCCGGGAGATGCCCAGTGA